The genomic DNA CTGCTATTTGATTATGAATACTCTCCTCATGAACCAATTTCCCATCCCCCCGCACTTTAACCCATTAAAGGTCGGTGAAGTTTGGCGCGTACCTTATCAAAAACTTGCTCCTGAAGCAGAATCATGGGCAAAAAAACAAAATATTTCAGTCTCAGCCAATGATAAAGTCAATATTTGTTTGTTATTAATAGATGTCCAAAATACTTTTTGTATTCCAGATTTTGAATTATATGTAAGGGGAGAAACTGGAACTGGTGCAGTTGAAGATAATCAAAGATTATGTGAGTTTATTTATCGTAATTTAGGCATAATTACTAAAATTATTCCCACCCTAGATACTCACAATACTATGCAAATTTTCCATCCTATATTTTGGATTAACAAAGATGGAAAACACCCCATACCAGCAGCTACCAATATTACACTATCAGACATAGAAGCAGGTATCTGGCAAGTAAATCCAGTGGTTGCTAATAGCATTACTCAAGGGGATTATGGATTATTAGAAAAACAGGTTTTTCATTATGTAAAAAAACTGAGTTTAGATGGTAAATATCCCCTCACGGTTTGGCCTTATCATTCTATGTTAGGAGGAATTGGCCATGCTTTGGTTTCCTCTGTAGAAGAAGCCATTTTTTTCCATGGTATTGCTCGTCAAACTCAAACACAGTTTGAATTAAAAGGAGAAAATCCTTTAACTGAAAATTATTCTATTTTGCGACCAGAAGTGTTAACGGGATTTGATGATCAGCCTATTGCTGACAAAAATACAAATTTAATTAAACAACTTTTGGAATATGATGCGGTGATTATTGCTGGACAAGCTAAGAGTCACTGTGTAGCTTGGACAATTGATGATTTATTAACAGAAATTAACCAGGTAGATCGCACCCTAACCAGGAAAATCTATCTATTAGCAGATTGCACTTCACCTGTAGTTGTTCCTGGTGTGGTTGACTACACAGAACAAGCTAATACAGCATTTAAAAGATTTGCAGATGCGGGAATGAACATGATTAAATCAACAAATGAATTCGTAATTGAGCATTGAGCATTGGGTTATTCATCTCCCCCTGCGTCGTCTGTCTTATTTCAAATACTCTTTTGGATCTTTAGCTGTCCACCCCAAGGGTTCATCAGCACGAATTTCAAAATGTAGATGTGTTTCCCTAGATGTAGGTTGTCCTGTAGCACCTACTGTTCCTATAATGTCGTCTTTTTGTATTGTTTGTCCTAAATTCACTTGTATGGTCTCTAATTGGGCGTAACGAGTTTGTAAACCTCCTGCATGGTTGATTATCACTAATTTGCCATAGCTGCCTTGATCTTTGGCAAAGACGACAATACCAGGAGCGCTCGCTTTTACTTGTGTACCTACAGGTGCGACTAAATCAACACCACTATGAAAAAAAACTTTACCTGTAATTGGATGAATTTGCCATCCATAAGGTAATGCTATAGTTGTAAAATTAGTTAAGGGATATCCTGTTATTGTTGTCGCTGATGCGGTTTTTATCAGGGGAACTGCGATCATCTGATTCCCTTTTATCTTTAGTTCAGCATTAGCACTTTGTGGTTTTGAAAATATGGATATTAATCCCGTAAAGCTAATTAAACCACATAAAAACAGGGAACGATATATAAAATTCATGTCAATTTGTTTAAAGATGGCTAATTTTAGATTTTAGTTGAGGAATTTTCAAGATGGGATCTTACTTGTATCTTCTGCGCTTTTTATACTTTTCCCCTAGAAAGTAAGTTTACAAACAAATCAGTTTTAGCTGATTACTGAACGCTGATTACAGATAGTTGCTATAAGTTTAATTAAAAATAAATTAATTTGTTTAGTTCTTGTTTCCCTGATTACACTTAAAAGTTAGTAACTGCCTGGGGTGAAAATTATTCTTGAGAGTGATTTTCCATAGAAACAGTACCCGTCTTATTTTCAGCGTCATTATTCTTAATTAATTAATATGAAGTTATCTGTAAAGCAATTAGCCGTTTATCTTTGGTTAGTGGCTATTGGTGGCAGCATTGGTTGGTTTGGGAGTCAATATGTACTCCAAAATAAAACATTTACAGAGTTGAAAAATGTCACAGCTTCAGTACCTCAAGAATCTGTTATAGCTTATCCTAGATTAAGTGTGGGCAATGCTGTTAATAGTGATAACGTTAATTTTATTGCTGATGCTGTACAAAAAGTTGGGCCTGCGGTGGTGCGAATCAATGCCACTCGAAAAGTAGCAAATCCAATTTTTGATATGTTTAAAAAGCCTATTTGGCAGCCTTTTTTTGGAGAAGAGGAGCAACCAATTCCCCAAGAACGTATAGAGCGCGGTACAGGTTCGGGATTTATTTTAAGCGAAGATGGTCAATTACTGACTAATGCTCATGTAGTTGCAAAGACAGACAAAGTACAAGTTACCCTCAAAGATGGGCGAGTTTTTGAGGGTAAAGTAGTGGGTGTGGATAATATCACTGATGTAGCAGTGGTGAAAATTCCTGCTAATAAATTACCTACAGTTAAATTAGGTAATTCACATAACTTAATCCCTGGTCAATGGGCGATCGCTATTGGTAATCCTTTAGGTTTGGATAATACTGTGACTATTGGCATTATCAGCGCGACAGATCGCACCAGCGCCCAAGTAGGAGTTCCTGATAGGCGAGTTAGCTTTATCCAAACTGATGCAGCTATTAACCCTGGTAACTCTGGCGGACCTCTTCTGAATGCCCAAGGAGAAGTTATTGGGATTAATACCGCTATTCGCACTGATGCTCAAGGACTTGGGTTTGCTATTCCCATAGAAGTTGCCGCTCGTATTGCCCATGATTTGTTTACCAAAGGACAGGCAGATCACCCTTTTTTGGGGATTGAAATGTCAACTCTTTCACCTACCCAAAAACAAGATTTTGATCAGGGAAACCTTTTTAACATTCAACCTGATGTTGGTATAGTCGTCACACAAGTAACCAAAAATTCCCCGGCAGAGAAAGGGGGACTGCTCCCCGGTGACGTGATTCAAAAAATCAATGGTCAACCTGTGAAAATTACAGCCCAATTACACAAAATGGTTGAGTCTAGTAAAGTCGGTGACATTTTAGCAATTGAAGTCAACCGCAATGGTAAAACTAAGACTCTCAAAGTGCGTTCAGGAACTAAACCGTGAAAGTCAGTGGAGTACAGGCGTAAATAATCACGTCTGTACTTTTAACTATTCGTTGGATAAATGTTCTAGTTGCATTCTTTGTTCCATTTGACGCAGAAAATACCCCGTCATCATTGCTGATGCTAATAGCCCAGCTAAATTATCCCTGTCTGTTGTCACTTGGACGTGAAAATGTTCCCCTGGGAGCATTCCCACCAGCCCTTGAACATTCTGGGAGATGATTTGTTTAATTTCCGGGCTGACAGACTGGGCTACACGGGCGAGAACGTCGGGGGATTGATGCTGTAAATATTTCAATAACTGATTCGGGTTTTCCCCCAAGTGATCGTTCAAAATCTGATTAGTGTGTTCCTCAGAGTTGTCATTCAAAAAGTCAGGATCAAACACCATTGGCAATTATTTTTAGCTTAGTTGCTAATTCTACTCTAAACCATAGTACAAGCCTAGCGCATTTGTGATTGGTCATTCGGTTATTAATCTCCCCCTGTTTCACCTGTTTCTTCACTGTTGTCTGTTCTTGCTAACTCTAGTTCTAGTTGCTGTTCTTGGCGATCTATGGGGATAATTTCAGGAAGTTGATCAATTTGAAAATATTGATGAAATTTAGGTGTAACTTGTAATGAATATGACCGAGATTCTCCATCTCGGCGTTTGCGGACAAATCCCAGTTCTACTAATTCAGGAACGTGTTGATATACACCTGAACCACGGAGGTTAATTAAATCACTTTGTAAAATCGGACTATTGAGAGCGATGGCGGCTAATGTTCGCAAAGCTCCTACACCTAATTCTACAGGTATCAACGCCTGTACTAAATCATAAAAATCTGACCGCAGTTGTAAACTATAACCATTTGCAGTGTCTACAACTTCTAAGGCACTATCCCGACGGGCATAGCTATCTATCAGTTCAATTATGCCTTCTTCTGCTGTATGGCGATCGCACCCAGCATAATCTGCAATTTCACTCACAGATAAGGGTTTACCCTTTAAATATAAAATCGCTTCTATTTTGATGGTTATAGGTATATTTTTCTTGGACATATTTAACAATTAAAGTGGTCAGGAGGGGCGAACGGCCGTTCACCCGTACAGAAGTTTTAAATCCATCCCCCATCTTCCTATTCCCTATGACTTAAAATAAATTCAGCGATCGCTAAATCTTGGGGAGTTGTCACTTTTAAATTTGTTTCTTCCCCTGGGACTATCTGTACTTCAATTCCACATTTTTCCAATAAAGCTGCATCATCGGTCACTTCCCAACCTTGGCGCACACCTTCAGCATGACATTGTTTGAGTAGCTTAACATCAAACCCTTGGGGTGTTTGCGCTGCCCACAGATTTTCTCTCTTGGGTGTACTTTGAACCACATTACTTGCATCTACAATTTTGATTGTGTCTTTGACTGGTATAGCTGCTATTAAACCCGAACAGCTAAGAATTGCTTCCGCACAATTATTAAGTAAATTTGGCGTAGCTAAACATCGCGCTCCATCATGAATCAACACTTGTTTAGCACTCTCCGGCAATGCCTGTAAACCGTTGTAAACTGATTCTTGGCGAGTATTACCACCGGGAATAAATTCCACAGGTTTAGTTAGTTTTAAATCAGCCAGAATGGCTTTAAAGTCATCCCAGTCATGGGGTTGGGAAATAATCCCCATCCAATTAATAGCAGTTGCCGCTTCCGCAGCCAATAAAGTCCAAGCAATGAGAGTTTTCGAGCGTACCTCTAATAAAAGTTTATTGCGGTCAGCACCCATTCTTTTACCGCTACCTGCGGCTGGAATTAATAAATACACAATTTTCCTCTATTTTTTAACTAGCAGAAGATAGGGGTGGGAAGGTAGGCTGATAACCCAATCACTAATCACCAATCACTAATTACTCACCAATTACCAATTACCATTCCCTATTTCCCCTAAAATAAGAGCGATAAGCTTCAATAAATAGATTATTTATGCGAGTAGTAGCCCTTGTACCTGGTTCAATTGGCGACCAAATTCTTTTCTTCCCCACCTTGGATGGTCTAAAGCGTCATTATCCCGACGCGCAGATAGATGTCGTGGTCGAACCCCAGTCAAAGGCTGCCTATCAAGTGAGCAAGTCAGTTCACGAGGTTTTGACCTTTGATTACAAGGATCGTAATAGTTTAGCAGATTGGGGTAACTTAGTCGGTACAATCCGCGATCGCGAATATGATGTTGCCATTAGCGCTGGAGAAAGTTGGTTTGTAGGTTTATTTCTCTGGCTAACGGGAATTCCCACCCGGATTGGTTTTCAAGGTAAGGGTGCTGGTTTTCTCACTCATGTTGTGTCTGTAAATTCTTCCCAATATGTAGCATCTATGTATCATGATCTGCTTAAACCTCTGGGAATTAATAAACCTTGTCCAGAGTTAGCAGTGAATATACTTAAACCAGATATAGAATGGGCGCAGCAGCAACAACAACGTTTAGGTATCAATGATTCAGGTTATATCCTGGTTTATGGCGGTTCTGGTAAGTTATCTCAAATTAATGGTGCAGATGACAGCTACCCTGTTGCTAATTGGCAACAAATTATTCAAGATTGTCAACAAAAACAGCCAGATTTACCAGTTCTAGTGATTAAAGAAACTGAGGATGAACCATTTGTATCATCTCTGGTCAGATCCTGTCCGGGTATTAAGGTTATTGCCACTGATGATATTCGTAAATTAACAGCCATTATTGGTGGTGCTAGTTTGATGTTAACTATCAACGGCGCGCCATTACAATTGGCTGTCGCTGTACAAACATACACAATTGCCCTTCTGGGTTCTGTAGATCCTGGTAGATTATTACCTACAAGTGATAAGTTCGTAGCTATTAAATCTATGACGGGCAAAACTGCGGATATTGCACCTGTAACCGTGCTGGAAAAAATTTGGGGAGGTTGAACTCATAATTACTAATTCGTAATTCGTAGCGTGCTGTAGGCTCTATTACGAATTACAAATTACTTTTTTCAATCATTTCAAAAAATCCATCTTCTAATTCATAACCTAAAATTTGTGCGAGAGATTTCAATCTAAATTGAGTGGGTATATTTTGCTGTTTTAACCAATCGCTCAAAATAAAAATTTTGTGCATCAAAAATATTTCTAAGGCTTCTGGGTTGTAGAGAATGCCTTCTTTTGAACTAAATTGATGAGGTACTAACATGGCTGCATAACGGGCTAATTCCCCTGATTTCCAGTCTAGTAAAAATGGCAACCACGGATACTTGGCATCTAAACGCACAAACCACAATCTTACCTCTGGAATTTCTGAAAGTTCCCTGGGATCATTGGCTTCCCGTGTATAGTTAATTTCAAAGCTTAGTTGCTGTTCCTGGGATGTAACAGATTTTTCTTGCAGCAGTGGTTCAATTACCTCTAATGCAGGTGACAAATCTAGGTTATGAATAAAGTTGCTATTGAGGCTGATTGTGATTGTCATTGACTTTTTGGCAGCTTTTCTAGATGACTCAACAGTAGGATTGACAATACACAGTAGCAGTTTTTAGCTCTTGATGCTACTACTTTACCCTGGACATTTAGAGTATTTTTAAGCTAAAGTTGTAATGAGTTTGTTTTAGAGTTGAAATCTCATACAGCAACTATCTATCAAAATCAAACTTTCTCAAACCTGTGATTGCTACATCATTTAACGTCAATAACACAGGTGCAAGCAAAAAGTTTGTATGTAACATCCTTGCATATAAAAATCAGTAATCGTCATTTTCCTATAGTTAAAATTGAAATATGCAAAAGCCAGCTATTTCTAAAAAAGTAATTCGTTCTCTAGAAGATGCTCTAGATAGATGTCAAATGCTTGGGATGCGTGTGAGTCGCCAGCGCCGATTTATACTAGAATTACTTTGGCAAGCCAATGAACATCTTTCAGCCAGAGAAATTTATGACCGCTTAAACCAACAAGGTAAAGAGATTGGTCATACATCTGTTTATCAAAATCTAGATGCACTATCTAGTCAAGGGATAATTGAATGTATTGAACATTGTGATGGGCGTTTATACGGAAATATTAGTGATGCTCATAGTCACCTTAACTGCTTAGATACAAATCAAATTTTAGATGTGTATGTAGAATTACCAAAGGATATAATTGAGCAAGTAGAAGCACAAACAGGTGTGAAAATTAGTGGTTACACCATCAACTTTTTTGGACACCGGAACTTAATACCTGATTAATGTTCTACATTGTTATTGTTGATAGATTAAAGTGACAAAAAAAGGTAAAAATGGGGATGACTCAGCTAGGGATAACCAGATTTTTGTGGCTGAGAATAAAGTCTACCTGTATTTGACCTAACTATGAGCGATCGCCCTTTACCTTTACAATTACTGTTAATTGACCCAGATCCCATTTTCCGTTTAGGATTAAGGGTAGCTCTAGAAACAATTCCCCATTTTCAAATATTAGCTGATGTCCCCACAGATACGGCAGCTTTGCAGGTTTTAGCGGAAATTTCTCCACCTGATCAAAACCCAGTTAATTTAATCATTTTAGAATTAGGAAATGGTATTTCTAGCGAATCTCAGCAGCTAGGATTGCAATTTTGTAGACAACTAAAAGCTATATATCCCCAAATACCTATTTTATTGTTGAGTGCAATATCCAAACCAGAAATATTATCAACTGCTCAAAGCATTGGTGTTAATGGTTATTGTCTTAAAGGTACATCTATTTCTGACTTAATTCCTATTATTACAGAAATAGCCAATGGTGGTTTTTACTGGTTAGAAATGCCAGGAATAGATTCTTATTTATCTCGTTTACCCTTTGTAAAACTGCGAAATAATATCCGTTTATCAGGAGTTGAATATATTGATAAATCGCTCACTTCTGTGACATCTAAATTAAAAATTCCCGGACTACCAATATTAGATAAAGCTCTTTTAGCAGGACAAAGAAGAGAACTCTTAGCAGCACGTTGGTTAGTTAATCATTTATTAGTTACACCAGAGGAAAAACAACCCAAACAAATATCTAAATCACCTACTCCACCTACTTCTTATCTTCAGAATAGTATTATTCAAACAGAACCACAACAGATACAAACTATTATCCCACCTTTACTAACTCCGAAAGCAATACAATCTACATTATTGACAGCTTGTATTAATAAACTGCAATTTTCACTAGAAAATCTCACAGATGTACCATTAGAGATTGATATTCTGCGGGAAGACAAAAAAAGAGAATTACTATATATTATCATTCAAAAACTATCTCAACAATTAGAAGAAATTAGAGATTCACAATTGATAAATCAGCAATTATCTGAATTAAGAACTAAAACTCTTAATTATGTATGGAAGTCAACCCTGAAAGATTTTTATGGTAAAGTTTTGCCTCTAAATATAGGTGGAATAAATATAGAAGTCGTTGATTTCTTATTAAATAACTCTACAAATGTAGAAACTGAAATTCTTAATAAAATTCCCTTGATTGAAGACTTATTTTCCTATCTGCTTTTACAAACAGATTTATATGTTGATAATAAATTATCTCCAGCAGGTAGCGAAACAGCAAATTCTCAAGCATCAATGATTCTAGAAAATTTAATCATTCAAGTTGCTAATGGTGTTTTACAACCACTGTTAAATTTTTTGGCAGATGTAGAAACTATTAAACAAACTTTCTATGATCAACATTTGATTTCCACAAGAGAAATTGAAAGATTTAGAAATAATTTATCTTGGAAATACAGGTTAAATAATTATGTAAATGAACCCCAGGCAATTTTTGAAAGTCGTTATGAACTATTTGTATTTGCACCTCGTGGTATTGCTAAAATCTCCGTTTATTCACCCCGCAACCAGGAGTTAGCACAACTCTCTGGTATTCCTTTAACGGTGACATTAATCTTAGAATTTAGGGATGCGATCGCACCTCGTGTACAATCTTTAGTATCATTTGCAGGTAGTGGTATTGTTTTTATCCTCACCCAAATAATTGGTAAAGGTTTAGGTTTAGTTGCTCGTGGTATTCTCCAAGGTATTGGTAGTGTTTCTTTCACAGACAAAAACTCTAAACGCAATCATCAAAGAAATAAATAATGTCTGTTGTCAAAATTTTTAAAGCTTAATGCTGACTGCAAGATCACAAATTCCAGTCTCTTCTAAGATGAAAGAAACTTTGTAAAAACTCTTGTAAATTATGATTTTGATGCAGTTTTTGTTGACTCCATTCTCTTGCAGTTTGTTCTAAAATTTCTGCATAACTAGGATAAACAACAGCTAATTTTCCTAAATTTTCAATTTTCAGATTTTTAGACATTGCCAAAGAAATTAAATTTATTAATTCTCCCGCTGCTGCACCTAATATAGAACATCCTAAAATTTTACCATTTTTTAAAACTATTAATTTACAAATACCTGTAATTTCATTTTTAATTTGTGCTGCTGTTAATGTTTTAAAATAGTTTTTAAAAACTAAAACTTCCTTTGTTCCATATCGGTGTTTAGCTTGTCGTTCTGTTAAACCTACTTGTGCTACTGTTGATTGAGAATTTATTACCCAAGGAAGATCAGAATAATTGACTGTATTTCTATTAAAAAATAGCGCATTTTTGACGGCAATTTTAGCTTCATAATTAGCAATATTCGGAATATCATAACCACCAATTACATCACCACAGGCATAAATTCGCTGATTTGTAGTTTGCAGTTTTTTATTAATAACTAAACGGTGTGGATACCATTTAACTCCTGCTGCTGCTAAATTCAAATCTTCTATATTTGGTTGTTGTCCAGTTGCTACTAAAATTTCATCTGTTTCAATTGCTTTATTTCCAGCTTGTAACCATTTTTTATTTTCTATTTTTCTGACTTGAGAAATATTTATTTTATTGAAAACTCTGATACCATCAGCTTCTAATTCTGCTATTAATAATTGTCCTATTTCTGGTTCAAGATGAGATAAAAAACTTGGATGATTCAATATTAAATTGATGCTACAACCCAAGTGGGCTAAAGTTTGGGCTATTTCAATACTTTGGGGTAAACCACCAATAATTACCCAATTTTTGGGTAGATTTGATTTTTCTAAAGATTGCCAAATATTAGCTAATGTCAGATAACCTGTATTTTGTAAACCTTCAATGTTAGGAATATTTGGACAAGAACCACAAGCGAGTATATAACTACGTCCCTTTAAAATTCGGTTATTAACTACAAAGTTTAGCTTTTTGGAAGTTTGAAATTTTCCCTTACCAATAATTACATCAACTCCTTGAGTAGCTAAGTTAGTGAGGGAATTAACTTGGTTGAAATTTGCAGTTATATTTTGAGCATACAATATTGCTTGTTGATCAGAATAATTGCAGCTATTTGAATGTATTTTTGGTGTTTGTAATTTATTGGTTAGTTCTGTATTTTCTGTATGGTTAATAATACCAATATTTGCTATTTCTAAACATTGCCGAGAGATTTTACTGAGTTCTCTAAGTACGTAATTATGATTCAACTCATAATTAACTTGAGGCTGTACTAAGGCAACTTTAGCCTGTAGTTGGATAGCTTCTAAAGCCGCTTTGTAGCCGGCAAGATCACCACCAATTATGACGATATCGTAGTCATTAGTCATTGGGTATTAGTCATTGGGTATTAGGCATTGGGTATTAGGCATTGGGTTATCAACCTCCTTTGCTTTTTACCTTTTCTCATCAATCACCAGTTTACTGTTAACTGATAACTGATTGCAGGGCTGTTATTAAACGTTGGTTATCAGCTTCAGAACGGACTGCAACGCGGAAGTAGCGATCGCCTAATTCTTTAAAGCTTTGACAATCACGAATGAGAATTTGATCTTGTTGGAGTAATTTCATTTGTAACTCAGAAGTAGAGTGTTGAGATTCCACCAGTAAGTAGTTAACCGAGCCTTCTAGGGGTCTTAACCCATTAATTGATGATAAACCTTGAAATAGTAGGTTGCGTGCCTGTGGTAGCCATTTCCAGGTGAGTTGTTGAAATTTAGTATCTTGTAATGCGGCGATCGCAGCGGCTTCAGCTAAAGTATTTACAGGCCAAGGATCTCGCCAAGATTGCCATTTCGCTAGACGTTCAGGATGTGCGATCGCATATCCCAACCTTAAACCTGGTAAACTATAAAACTTTGTTAACGATCTCAATATTACTAAATTCTCATATTCCTGCACTAATTCTATCAAACTTTGTTCCTGTTCAGGAGGCAGAAAATCCATAAACGCCTCATCCACCACCACCAAAGCAAAATCTTTCAGGTAAGGCAGAATTTCATCCCGTAAAAATAGTTTCCCGGTAGGGTTATGAGGGTTATTTAGTAGCAGTCCATAATCTGAGGATGGGGAGAGAGGGAGAGAGGGAGAGCGGGGGAGAGGGGGTGAATAGTAATTTTTCATGACTCCTGACTCCTGACTCCTGACTCCTACCTGTAAACTAACAGGAAACTCCAGAACTTTGGCATCATAAGCCGCAAGAGTGCGGTAGTAATCGCCAAAGGCTGGAGTCAGTAAAACAGTAGCCGTTAGTTGTGCTAATTCCCTACCCAATAGAGTTAGTAATTCCGCAGAACCATTACCCGGCAAAATCCACTCCGGGGATAGATGATGAAAGCGACCCAGAGCGAGTTTTAACTCTCCATAATCTGGGTCGGGATAGTGTTGAATATTGCCCAGTTGGGAGGCGATTGCAGCAATAACACTGTTTGGCGGTCCCAACGGGCTGATGCTGGCAGAAAAATCAACAATGGCATCACGAGGACAGCCAGCTAACGCTGCTGCCCAAGCTAAATTCCCCCCATGTGCTTTTTGCCTCATCAAAAATGGATTTCCTAAAACAGAAACTACTCTTTTGGCTCTTTTGGCTCTTTTGGGGGTGCTACCCTTTCTCTAAATAGTTTCCCAGCAGAGAAGGCAGGAACTTTGGTAGCTGGGATTTCCATTTTTTCATTGGTTTTGGGGTTGCGACCTTCACGAGCTTTCCGTTCCCGTGATTCAAAAGAACCAAACCCTACGAGAGTAACTTTATCCCCAGAAGAAACCGCTTCGATAATGGTTTCTAAAGCAGCAGTTAAAACAGCGTCTGCTTGTTTTTTAGTCACAGTAGCCTTTTCAGCCACCGCATCAATTAATTCACCCTTGTTCATATCAAACTCCTTGATGTTTACTGGAGATTATTTTCAAGATGTACTCTGTCGCATCTTTACTGAAATCTCTGTTAGCAGAACTACAAAAATCGTCCTTCAAGAGTATTTACACTCAAAACCGCTGTAAATCAGATTGGCTCGACTTTTCAATGAATCATTCTAAGGTGTTGTAGCCAGAAGTGGATAGATGAAAGCATTAATTTATATAGATTTCTGAATATATTGTATTATTTGCTGCATTGTTGCCCTGGAAACAACCTATTTTTAGGCATAAATACTTACTGAGTGTTGGGGACATATCAAGTCAAAAATCAAAGTTAGCGACAGGGGATAAAGATTATTTTTGTCTTGAGATTAAAATGGTACTAATGTTTTGAGATTATGACTCAAAAAATATTATGTGACAACAATACCTCTAAGATACAAGGTTGGGTGCAAAGAAAGCGCAACCCAACGCATCTGTTGGGTTATGGCTAACGCTACGCTCTGCGAATATGCTGATTGCTACGCAACGCTTCACTATTAGATAAATTTGGTAATTGGTAGTTGATAATCATCTATTCCCTATTCCCCATAAACTGTCACCTGTCACCTGTCACCTAACTTACTCCTGGGTCGCAACAGTTAAAACCTGTGGAGGAGAAGCATCAGGAGGGTACAGAAAATCAACTTCCACCCAAGAATTATCCCCAGGTTTCATATTTAATGACACCAAAGGTTCTCCTGGTTCACCTCTTTTTTGTACTAAATGCACAAACCTAGTCGCCGGTTTACCTTGATCATCCCGATAACGTACTCGCACAGTTCCCCTAAAGAAAACCTGACGTGCAGGAGTTGTAAAAAATCGTAAACCTGATTTTGTTAACTCATTTTCCTTAATAGGAGTTTGCACAGATATAGTGACATTTTTTGACTTTTGAGAATTGTTTAACAAAGGCAACCTTAAACTATATTGAATGCCATAATTACCATGGGCAAAATAAGCCGTATCAGGATAACGGACTAACATCGGTGCAGTTTGAATTTGACCTGTGCCAAAAGTTCCCCCATGTAAAGAACTTAAAGGATAAGAAAAAGCCTTACCAGGTTCAGGAATAGTTAAATATCTACTCTTAGAATTATCCGTTAAAAGCGATCGCCATTGAGAACCACGTGCAACACCGGCAACTCGTCCATAAATTGCAGGTTTACCATTTCCCTCTATGGGAGTCGGAGTTTTATCTCTCGGTGTTGATAATTCACCATTATTTAATAAACCTTCCCACTCCGCTAAATTTGGCGCACGTTCACTACCATCAGCGTTTATCTGTGCAAACATCGCTAAACTAGCAGCATACACAGTTCCATCACTCCGCAAACGCATATATGTAGAACGACCATTTAACGGTGGTGTTAATTCTCGTACGGGAATAGGTAAGTTTAATAACATTCGACTTTCCCCAGGGGGAATACTAATATAAGCAGGGAAAATATCTTGTCTTCTCCCTCTTAAAATATCAGA from Okeanomitos corallinicola TIOX110 includes the following:
- a CDS encoding DUF3370 domain-containing protein: MLPVLLGLTLAQATPTTPPAEVVQPQEVRMLPGRLDSVPVFNSNSPELVLKEGILLSTFPGNDKKVPTAHLNFPFRGRFDVFSHHVAKADPPENLRSLYHGVILHNPGDKPVQVNILQGASYLSQPDAPFVQLDSFVPNDSGLVFAGPGSRVMSDILRGRRQDIFPAYISIPPGESRMLLNLPIPVRELTPPLNGRSTYMRLRSDGTVYAASLAMFAQINADGSERAPNLAEWEGLLNNGELSTPRDKTPTPIEGNGKPAIYGRVAGVARGSQWRSLLTDNSKSRYLTIPEPGKAFSYPLSSLHGGTFGTGQIQTAPMLVRYPDTAYFAHGNYGIQYSLRLPLLNNSQKSKNVTISVQTPIKENELTKSGLRFFTTPARQVFFRGTVRVRYRDDQGKPATRFVHLVQKRGEPGEPLVSLNMKPGDNSWVEVDFLYPPDASPPQVLTVATQE